One Nomascus leucogenys isolate Asia unplaced genomic scaffold, Asia_NLE_v1 001746F_25780_qpd_obj, whole genome shotgun sequence genomic region harbors:
- the GTPBP6 gene encoding putative GTP-binding protein 6 isoform X2, whose product MGPTFLLPWVRAEWQVAEATALVHTLDGWSVVQTMVVSTKTPDRKLIFGKGNFEHLTEKIRGSPDITCVFLNVERMAVLTKKELEAAWGVEVFDRFTIVLHIFRCNARTKEARLQVALAEIPLHRSNLKRDVAHLYRGVGCRYIMGSGESFMQVQQRLLREKEAKIRKALDRLRKKRHLLRRQRTRREFPVISVVGYTNCGKTTLIKALTGDAAIQPRDQLFATLDVTAHAGTLPSRMTVLYVDTIGFLSQLPHGLIESFSATLEDVAHSDLILHVRDVSHPEAELQKCSVLSTLRGLQLPAPLLDSMLEVHNKVDLVPGYSPTEPNVVPVSALRGHGLQELKAELDAAVLKATGRQILTLRVRLAGAQLSWLYKEATVQEVDVIPEDGAADVRVIISNSAYGKFQKLFPG is encoded by the exons ATGGGACCCACGTTTCTCTTGCCTTGGGTTAGAG CCGAGTGGCAGGTGGCGGAGGCCACAGCGCTGGTGCACACGCTGGACGGCTGGTCCGTGGTGCAGACGATGGTCGTGTCGACCAAAACGCCGGATAGGAAGCTCATCTTCGGAAAAGGGAACTTTGAGCACCTGACAG AAAAGATCCGAGGGTCTCCAGACATCACGTGCGTCTTCCTGAATGTGGAGAGGATGGCTGTCCTGACCAAG AAAGAACTAGAAGCTGCCTGGGGCGTGGAGGTGTTTGACCGCTTCACAATCGTCCTGCACATTTTCCGCTGCAACGCCCGCACGAAGGAGGCCCGGCTTCAGGTGGCCCTGGCGGAGATCCCGCTGCACAG GTCGAACTTGAAAAGGGACGTCGCCCACCTGTACCGAGGAGTTGGCTGCCGTTACATCATGGGGTCAG GGGAATCCTTCATGCAGGTGCAGCAGCGTCTCCTGAGAGAGAAGGAGGCCAAGATCAGGAAGGCCCTGGACAGGCTTCGCAAGAAGAGGCATCTGCTGCGCCGGCAGCGGACGCGTCGGGAGTTCCCCGTGATCTCCGTGGTGGGGTACACCAACTGCG GAAAGACCACGCTGATCAAGGCTCTGACGGGCGATGCCGCCATCCAGCCGCGGGACCAGCTGTTTGCCACGCTGGACGTCACGGCCCACGCGGGCACGCTGCCCTCACGCATGACCGTCCTGTACGTGGACACCATCGGCTTCCTCTCCCAGCTGCCGCACGGCCTCATCGAGTCCTTCTCCGCCACCCTGGAAGACGTGGCCCACTCG GATCTCATCCTCCACGTGAGGGACGTCAGCCACCCCGAGGCAGAGCTCCAGAAATGCAGCGTTCTGTCCACGCTGCGCGGCCTGCAGCTGCCCGCCCCACTCCTGGACTCCATGCTGGAGGTTCACAACAAGGTGGACCTCGTGCCCGG GTACAGCCCCACGGAACCGAATGTCGTGCCCGTGTCTGCCCTGCGGGGCCACGGTCTCCAGGAGCTGAAAGCTGAGCTCGATGCGGCGGTTTTGAAGGCGACCGGGAGACAAATCCTTACTCTCCGCGTGAGGCTCGCAGGGGCGCAGCTCAG CTGGCTGTATAAGGAGGCCACAGTTCAAGAGGTGGACGTGATCCCTGAGGACGGGGCGGCCGACGTGAGGGTCATCATCAGCAACTCAGCCTACGGCAAATTCCAGAAGCTGTTTCCAGGATGA
- the GTPBP6 gene encoding putative GTP-binding protein 6 isoform X1 — translation MWALRAAVRPGLRLSRVCRGRPAPRAAAPSCHTRTLAAVGHRGPGNLEGPWGGGRGLRADGGRSHPGDDEEELEDADENAEEELLRGEPLLPAGTQRVCLVHPDVKWGPGKPQMTRAEWQVAEATALVHTLDGWSVVQTMVVSTKTPDRKLIFGKGNFEHLTEKIRGSPDITCVFLNVERMAVLTKKELEAAWGVEVFDRFTIVLHIFRCNARTKEARLQVALAEIPLHRSNLKRDVAHLYRGVGCRYIMGSGESFMQVQQRLLREKEAKIRKALDRLRKKRHLLRRQRTRREFPVISVVGYTNCGKTTLIKALTGDAAIQPRDQLFATLDVTAHAGTLPSRMTVLYVDTIGFLSQLPHGLIESFSATLEDVAHSDLILHVRDVSHPEAELQKCSVLSTLRGLQLPAPLLDSMLEVHNKVDLVPGYSPTEPNVVPVSALRGHGLQELKAELDAAVLKATGRQILTLRVRLAGAQLSWLYKEATVQEVDVIPEDGAADVRVIISNSAYGKFQKLFPG, via the exons ATGTGGGCCCTGCGGGCCGCCGTACGCCCTGGGCTGCGGCTCTCCCGCGTGTGCCGCGGCCGCCCGGCTCCGAGGGCAGCCGCGCCGTCCTGCCACACGCGCACGCTCGCCGCTGTCGGCCACAGGGGCCCCGGGAATCTGGAGGGGCCATGGGGCGGAGGGCGGGGCCTGCGGGCGGACGGCGGCAGAAGCCACCCGGGAGACGACGAGGAGGAGCTGGAAGATGCGGACGAGAATGCGGAGGAGGAGCTGCTGCGCGGAGAGCCTCTGCTGCCGGCGGGGACCCAGCGCGTGTGTTTGGTTCACCCTGACGTCAAGTGGGGCCCGGGGAAGCCGCAGATGACTCGAG CCGAGTGGCAGGTGGCGGAGGCCACAGCGCTGGTGCACACGCTGGACGGCTGGTCCGTGGTGCAGACGATGGTCGTGTCGACCAAAACGCCGGATAGGAAGCTCATCTTCGGAAAAGGGAACTTTGAGCACCTGACAG AAAAGATCCGAGGGTCTCCAGACATCACGTGCGTCTTCCTGAATGTGGAGAGGATGGCTGTCCTGACCAAG AAAGAACTAGAAGCTGCCTGGGGCGTGGAGGTGTTTGACCGCTTCACAATCGTCCTGCACATTTTCCGCTGCAACGCCCGCACGAAGGAGGCCCGGCTTCAGGTGGCCCTGGCGGAGATCCCGCTGCACAG GTCGAACTTGAAAAGGGACGTCGCCCACCTGTACCGAGGAGTTGGCTGCCGTTACATCATGGGGTCAG GGGAATCCTTCATGCAGGTGCAGCAGCGTCTCCTGAGAGAGAAGGAGGCCAAGATCAGGAAGGCCCTGGACAGGCTTCGCAAGAAGAGGCATCTGCTGCGCCGGCAGCGGACGCGTCGGGAGTTCCCCGTGATCTCCGTGGTGGGGTACACCAACTGCG GAAAGACCACGCTGATCAAGGCTCTGACGGGCGATGCCGCCATCCAGCCGCGGGACCAGCTGTTTGCCACGCTGGACGTCACGGCCCACGCGGGCACGCTGCCCTCACGCATGACCGTCCTGTACGTGGACACCATCGGCTTCCTCTCCCAGCTGCCGCACGGCCTCATCGAGTCCTTCTCCGCCACCCTGGAAGACGTGGCCCACTCG GATCTCATCCTCCACGTGAGGGACGTCAGCCACCCCGAGGCAGAGCTCCAGAAATGCAGCGTTCTGTCCACGCTGCGCGGCCTGCAGCTGCCCGCCCCACTCCTGGACTCCATGCTGGAGGTTCACAACAAGGTGGACCTCGTGCCCGG GTACAGCCCCACGGAACCGAATGTCGTGCCCGTGTCTGCCCTGCGGGGCCACGGTCTCCAGGAGCTGAAAGCTGAGCTCGATGCGGCGGTTTTGAAGGCGACCGGGAGACAAATCCTTACTCTCCGCGTGAGGCTCGCAGGGGCGCAGCTCAG CTGGCTGTATAAGGAGGCCACAGTTCAAGAGGTGGACGTGATCCCTGAGGACGGGGCGGCCGACGTGAGGGTCATCATCAGCAACTCAGCCTACGGCAAATTCCAGAAGCTGTTTCCAGGATGA